The Sebastes umbrosus isolate fSebUmb1 chromosome 23, fSebUmb1.pri, whole genome shotgun sequence genome contains a region encoding:
- the LOC119482820 gene encoding toll-like receptor 1 yields the protein MSTQRTNVALLIGTIAIVSLMKPDCVAVEGDEKGFKLCVTSRRAMKDLSHHNLTNVPSNLPSDLQYLDISHNSIQKLNGAPFSGLSRLCYLKVTHCGLQEISPSVFSHIPALKVLNISYNDLPVVPDISSKLLKILDLANNLYNSYQIPASFQNLTNLDVLSLGSTAALSVHYNDFDPLTNVSLHHLVLGAGIHWQTYDSGALAKLTSLQTFTLFASFCGDSSMFENVLVDLNVTRATSLRFITLFLDNCNVTDPFFNNLRTMPFVQNLTVENTWINSSFMEVLLKNVWLSYLYDLSFVNITYNEDTPDGVQFPTINHTFSLCSLTFNGVNHYQYRYPTINISLETVSNLTYFKFSGTGMNILPCKLLSALPSLEMLDLSDNLLTDSGFWWYHCSYTSVFPKLRRLSFRKNRFSSLSFISERTHQMKTLESLDLSFNSIYLDKDCSWPAHLTELHLANNNLGNRVFQYLSMNFERIDLSKTGITAITQEDMSRFPKLTHLQLSSNSIQVIPADLSSLVLLSLYVDQNAITSISGEVLAGLPRLQTLKAGSNPFVCSCDSYWFVSVLNKSLLPDWPLDYTCSTPPSFAGLSLSEYKTSELSCEMWLQAAVAIPVIIMVCAVIGLVFYKCDGVWYTKMLWVWIRVKRRGRKRSSRLQNASYSYHAFISYSHQDSGWVDGQLAPSLEGAGLSLCVHERDFVPGEWIIDNIINCVESSYKTLFVLSKQFVQSEWCNYELFFAQHRAISVQQDSLVFILLEPIPTDSLPKKFLRLRSLLRQQTYLEWPKDERKQQLFWASLKSMLRMADKSMVLKDVALAIADTAPLLIDQE from the exons ATGTCCACACAAAG GACAAACGTAGCTTTGCTGATTGGGACCATTGCCATCGTGTCCCTGATGAAACCGGACTGTGTGGCTGTAGAAGGAGATGAAAAGGGATTTAAACTGTGCGTCACATCGAGGCGAGCGATGAAAGACCTCTCTCATCACAATCTAACCAACGTTCCCTCCAATCTTCCCAGTGACCTGCAGTATTTGGACATTTCACACAACTCCATCCAGAAACTGAACGGAGCTCCGTTTTCTGGACTGTCCCGGCTCTGTTATCTGAAGGTAACTCACTGTGGCTTGCAGGAGATCTCTCCCAGTGTCTTCAGTCACATACCAGCACTCAAAGTTCTCAATATATCCTACAATGACTTACCTGTCGTCCCTGACATTTCATCTAAACTGCTGAAAATCCTTGATTTGGCAAACAATCTGTACAACAGCTATCAAATTCCAGCCTCATTTCAGAACCTAACGAATCTGGATGTGCTGTCATTAGGTAGCACAGCGGCTCTGTCGGTCCACTACAATGACTTTGATCCATTGACCAACGTTTCTCTGCATCACCTGGTGTTGGGAGCAGGAATTCACTGGCAAACGTATGATTCTGGTGCTCTCGCAAAACTGACGTCTCTTCAAACATTCACactttttgcatctttttgcgGAGATTCCAGCATGTTTGAGAACGTCCTCGTGGACTTGAATGTGACGAGGGCAACATCACTGAGATTCATCACTCTATTTCTAGACAACTGCAACGTGACCGACCCCTTTTTTAACAACCTGAGAACTATGCCATTTGTACAGAATCTCACCGTAGAAAACACCTGGATCAACAGCTCATTTATGGAGGTGCTTCTGAAGAACGTGTGGCTCTCCTACCTTTATGACCTCTCATTTGTCAACATCACTTATAATGAAGATACACCAGACGGGGTACAGTTTCCCACCATTAATCATACATTCAGTCTTTGCTCACTTACCTTCAATGGTGTTAATCATTATCAATACAGGTACCCCACAATCAACATTAGTTTAGAGACCGTCTCAAATCTGACCTACTTCAAGTTCTCTGGGACCGGAATGAACATTTTACCGTGTAAACTCCTGTCTGCCCTGCCATCACTGGAGATGCTGGATCTGTCAGATAACCTCTTAACGGATTCAGGCTTCTGGTGGTATCACTGTTCGTACACCTCCGTCTTCCCCAAACTCAGGAGACTGTCTTTTAGAAAGAACCGCTTCAGCAGTCTCTCCTTTATCTCTGAAAGGACGCATCAGATGAAGACATTAGAGTCTCTGGACCTCAGCTTCAACTCCATCTACTTGGACAAGGACTGCTCTTGGCCTGCTCATCTGACTGAGCTCCACCTGGCGAACAACAACCTGGGCAACAGAGTCTTTCAATACCTGTCCATGAACTTTGAGAGGATTGACTTGTCAAAGACGGGAATAACAGCCATAACGCAGGAGGATATGTCTCGGTTTCCCAAGCTGACACACCTCCAACTCAGCTCCAACAGCATCCAGGTGATCCCTGCAGATCTCAGCTCCCTGGTTCTGCTCAGCCTCTACGTAGACCAGAACGCTATCACATCTATATCCGGGGAGGTCTTGGCAGGACTTCCCAGACTTCAGACCCTCAAAGCTGGAAGCAATCCATTCGTCTGCTCATGTGACTCCTATTGGTTCGTCTCTGTTCTCAACAAGTCTTTGCTCCCGGACTGGCCCTTAGATTATACATGCAGCACCCCGCCATCTTTTGCAGGCCTGTCTCTCTCAGAGTACAAAACCAGTGAGCTGTCATGTGAGATGTGGCTTCAAGCTGCAGTTGCTATTcctgtaataataatggtatGTGCAGTCATAGGTCTGGTCTTCTATAAATGTGACGGAGTGTGGTATACAAAGATGTTATGGGTGTGGATCAGGGTGAAGAGGAGAGGCAGGAAACGCTCCAGCAGGTTGCAGAATGCATCATATAGTTATCACGCGTTCATCTCCTACAGTCATCAGGACTCCGGCTGGGTGGACGGCCAGCTGGCGCCCTCTCTGGAAGGTGCCGGGCTTTCACTCTGCGTTCACGAGCGTGACTTCGTCCCCGGCGAGTGGATCATAGACAACATCATCAACTGTGTGGAGTCCAGCTACAAGACGCTGTTTGTCCTCTCCAAACAGTTTGTCCAGAGCGAATGGTGCAACTACGAGCTCTTCTTTGCCCAGCACAGAGCCATCAGCGTCCAGCAGGACTCTTTAGTCTTCATACTTCTGGAGCCCATTCCGACCGACTCTCTGCCCAAGAAGTTCTTGAGACTTAGAAGTTTACTGAGGCAGCAGACGTACCTCGAGTGGCCCAAGGATGAACGGAAGCAGCAGCTTTTCTGGGCAAGTCTTAAATCCATGCTGCGCATGGCAGACAAATCTATGGTTCTGAAGGACGTGGCTTTGGCCATTGCCGATACAGCACCTCTACTTATAGATCAAGAGTAA